The Cannabis sativa cultivar Pink pepper isolate KNU-18-1 chromosome 8, ASM2916894v1, whole genome shotgun sequence genomic interval AAAAAGCAAATTACAGCAGGCAGCAGTAGAAAAGCACCAAGTTTTATGTTACAGAATTTTGAGAAACATGCTGCTTTGTAGTAACTAGTAATGAAGAATGTAGTTTAGATGGGCTTACACAACATAGACGTGGCCTCCCCATCCACTCAAACAATCTCGGTCAACTGAGGATAACAGTGCTTGTGAGACAACCTCAAATAGCTCCTCTGGTTCCTgagtgaaaataaaatataaatattgttaATTTTCTCCTTCTATACGATAATGAAAATGATTCATTTCTAGTTTACAAGCACCTAATAGAAGCTACaaaaaatatgattattttcataaccaatAAGTTTGCAATACAAGGGGAAAAAATACATGCTAAGCTACACACTTGCCTTACTGAAAGTACGACACAAATATAACGGAAACCCTCATAAAAACTTAAGCATAGTGAAGGTAGCTCTTAACAAACAGTGAGTAACCAAAATTCGACTCAAAAGTTGGCATTTCTAATATCTATGAAGCAATCTAAAAACAAATCCACTGCAAAATCAAATGTTCCAGACAAAAAGGAATGCTAAGAAAGAAAACACACCAAGTCAGGCTTGAACATTGCCTCGCAAGCACCATAAAGAGACTCAGATGCAGTACCAGCAACCACAAAATCTTTTGCCAGTTCCCTGCATAAAATTGAGCACATAAGTAACATCAGTATTACACTTTGTTTTCAAAGAAGCCCACGAGTGGGAActtcatacaaacatacaaagtGCCCAAACTGACCAATATACCCATTCCGCGAGATTCAAGatttacttaaaaataaaaagataaaaggtCCTCTGTAGAAAGAGCAAGATCAAAAAGGACATGAACCAAAATGACTCCACAATTCACTAATGGAGACTTGGACAAAAAAATGGAATCCCTTCAGCAAGCTTAAAGGTCCTCTCAACCAGAGTTATTTTGAACAAATCAAAAAGAGAAAGATACCTACCTTCCCCAATGGGTACTAATGTGAGATAAACATGATAAACAGTATAAGTGAAATCCCAATTTATGACATTTGAAATCACTTAAGCATGCCAAAGAACACCATAGAGTTTTCCTCTACCGAGCATAACTTCAAAATAACAGCAACAAGAACAAGATTAGCTTTTGTTTAGCTGGTTTTGTAGCAAGATTAACTTACTTAGCTCCAATTGAATCCATAGTGCAGATGAAAGGCTTATCATCGTCGCTCAATCCAGCAATAACAGGTTGACAGAAATATGGCCCAAACCTAAATTAGAGAGaggaaacaaataaataaaatccttAATTCTTCACTCATtttcacctgtgtgagattcttcaaaaataataaaaatcaaacCTTTTCTCGTAAAGAATAGCTGAGACGAGGCTGGCAAAAGTCTCAGGCTTCATATCCTTCTCCTCACGAAGTCGATACAGTTTGTGCCTAAACACTAGCCTCTGATACCTTCCCCCATTAAAAGAAAAACTCAGTAATAGCACTAAAACCCTttatagaaaaaagaaaatatacatATGTACATCAAAAGATTGAAACAAGAGAACAGGGCGGGGAGTTCTTACAGAGTCTGGGCATCGGTAGCAAGGCCGGAAAGACCGAGGTAAAGCCTTTCGTGGACTTTGTAAATCTTCTCGAAATCAGTGGCGATTGTTTGGAGCTGAACTCCGAGTCTCCGATCGCTGGCGATGGCGAAGCAGTTCTTGCCCACCATGGCAACCAGGGCACTTCCATTGTACTCGAAGATCTGTTCTTCCACGAAATTATAATCAGAGATAGATAAATACATATACACATCGTATACACATACAAATCAAATTTTAGCCCTAAAATCACAGAATGAGAGAAATGCATAGCGGAACTTACCGACATGAGAGAAAATTAGGGTTTGGTTGTATTTGAAATTGGTCAGAGTGAGGTGGTGTTTGCAGTGTCGATCGCTTTTTCAGAGTAAATCGGTGGCTTGGGGCTCAATCCAAGCTTTTTGAGACTCTTTTCTTTagtttcttctctattttcctTCTTCTTTGCTCTTAGCTAATAATGGGCTTGGGCCGTTTAGTTTATTGGGCTGGGTTCTCATTAGTGCTAACTATGATCGGAGATTTTCAAAATAATTGAGGAAATTATACTCTAcactttttttatattgtcatcatttatttttatcctcttttttaaaacttatcatttttactttttttttaaacattgtac includes:
- the LOC115700495 gene encoding proteasome subunit beta type-3-A, whose amino-acid sequence is MSIFEYNGSALVAMVGKNCFAIASDRRLGVQLQTIATDFEKIYKVHERLYLGLSGLATDAQTLYQRLVFRHKLYRLREEKDMKPETFASLVSAILYEKRFGPYFCQPVIAGLSDDDKPFICTMDSIGAKELAKDFVVAGTASESLYGACEAMFKPDLEPEELFEVVSQALLSSVDRDCLSGWGGHVYVVTPTEVTERILKGRMD